In Pyrus communis chromosome 1, drPyrComm1.1, whole genome shotgun sequence, the following are encoded in one genomic region:
- the LOC137733117 gene encoding uncharacterized protein isoform X1: protein MYIKNKNKKQRRTFFSRCVRNVDIPAVAAVDEESRTENGRMSSPRASTGSTVHDCWDCMLPGPPSRNNFGSADLSLSALLAFPSGSSISVLDVRSMQLIVTIPMPPPTQSSSSTSSSLSPFVTSVRWTPLPLRRDLLSTEPSSSHLLLAAGDRQGRIALLDLRLKSPILWFDTDSSPSKLAIQDLAWVQARPDSYLLASISGFSSLSLYNSSTGRCFWKYDAAPEVLSCIRRDPFDSRHFCVVGLKGFLLSVTVLGETESDVIIKEFQIRTDSTELLKLERDLAGGVSGNSSSASAVFPTYAVRFAFSPQWRHIIFVTFPRELVVFDLQYETPLFSATLPRGCGKFLDVLPDPNYEFLYCAHLDGKLSTWRRKEGGQVHIMCSMEELMPSIGTSVPSPLVLALVISQSDSTLQNIGKLYSDVPHSPFPDVDFDNPFDFCDEPLLVSKTHLISISDDGKIWNWLLTAEGLEDNRKDDTNLGISEVPVPGTNTNIIVSSTGGLDMKTGKQIEKINGGRSRPSNSTVSHTDLVLKISLVGQLQLLSSAVTMLAVPSPSSTATLGRGGNYPVVAVPLVALGTQSGTVDVVDVSANAVAASFSVHNGTVRGLRWLGNSRLVSFSYSQVSEKSGGFINKLIVTCVRSGLNRQFRVLQKPERAPIRALRASSSGRYLLILLRDAPVEVWAMTKSPIMLRSLALPFTVLEWTLPAVPRPAQNKPATQSSTSSSPKDHSPVASDGTSSPTKASSDSKSSDGSQDDTSESFAFALANGALGVFEVHGRRIRDFRPKWPSSSFVSSDGLITAMAYRLPHVVMGDRSGNIRWWDVTTGYSSSFNTHREGIRRIKFSPVVPGDRSRGRVALLFYDNTFSVFDLDSPDPLANSLLQPQFPGTLVLELDWLPLRTDKNDPLLLCIAGADSSFRLLEINLVDKKLGYTHQPRSIKERFRPMPLCSPILLPTPHALALRVILQLGVKPSWFNTCSTTLDKRPHQIPGTPKSNDDLRSYLIDLPPVGDPVVPELLLKVLEPYRKEGCILDDERAKLYAMVVNKGFSVRFAFAAAIFGESSEALFWLQLPRALNHLMNKMVNKSPQKTPASASVPEIDDASMLNRITSKGKSVSGTEKKDAMQNEGQLRLMAFEPEDLWANASERIPWHEKLEGEDAIQNRVHELVSIGNLEAAVSLLLSTPPESNYFSANALRAVALSSAVSKSLLELAVKVVAANMVRNDRSLSGTHLLCAVGRYQEACSQLQDAGCWTDAATLAATHLKGSDYARVLLRWASHVLRAEHNIWRALILYVAAGALQEALAALREAQQPDTAAMFILACREIHANFISDLGNCDDESSSLIRDKLLNLPGIGPESEDVMAVSEYYGQYQRKLVHLCMDSQPFSE from the exons atgtatataaaaaataaaaataaaaaacaacggCGAACGTTCTTCTCTCGCTGTGTCCGAAATGTCGACATACCCGCAGTCGCAGCGGTAGACGAAGAAAGTCGGACAGAAAACGGAAGAATGTCGAGCCCTAGAGCTTCGACGGGGTCTACAGTCCATGACTGCTGGGACTGCATGCTGCCGGGGCCACCCAGCCGCAACAACTTCGGATCCGCCGACCTCAGCCTCTCCGCCCTCCTCGCATTCCCCTCCGGCAGCTCCATCTCCGTCCTCGACGTTCGCTCAATGCAGCTCATCGTCACCATCCCTATGCCCCCTCCAACCCAATCTTCTTCCTCCACCTCATCCTCCCTCTCCCCTTTCGTCACCTCCGTCCGCTGGACCCCACTCCCTCTCCGCCGCGATCTCCTCTCCACCGAGCCCTCCAGCTCCCACCTCCTCCTCGCCGCAGGTGACCGCCAGGGCCGCATCGCCCTCCTTGACCTTCGCCTGAAGTCCCCGATTCTCTGGTTCGACACGGACTCCTCCCCCTCCAAACTCGCCATCCAGGACCTCGCGTGGGTCCAGGCCCGACCGGACTCCTACCTCCTTGCCTCCATCTCCGGATTCTCCTCCCTCTCACTCTACAACAGCTCCACCGGCCGATGCTTCTGGAAATACGACGCCGCGCCCGAAGTTCTCTCCTGCATCCGCCGTGATCCCTTCGATTCGCGCCATTTCTGCGTCGTCGGACTCAAAGGATTCCTGCTCTCGGTCACCGTGTTGGGCGAGACGGAATCCGATGTCATCATCAAGGAGTTTCAGATTCGGACTGACTCCACCGAGTTGCTGAAGCTGGAGAGGGACTTGGCCGGGGGAGTCTCCGGGAACTCGTCGTCGGCCTCGGCGGTGTTCCCGACCTACGCCGTGAGGTTCGCGTTCTCGCCGCAGTGGCGGCACATTATTTTCGTCACGTTCCCGCGGGAGCTGGTGGTGTTCGATTTGCAGTACGAGACGCCGCTTTTCTCCGCCACATTGCCTCGCGGCTGCGGCAAGTTTCTCGATGTGCTGCCGGATCCAAATTATGAGTTCCTCTACTGCGCTCATCTCGACGGAAAGCTCAGTACTTGGCGGCGAAAAGA AGGAGGGCAGGTGCACATAATGTGTTCAATGGAAGAGCTGATGCCTTCAATTGGCACATCTGTCCCATCTCCTTTGGTGCTTGCTCTCGTCATCTCCCAATCAGATTCGACCCTCCAGAACATCGGCAAGCTTTACTCTGATGTACCTCATTCTCCTTTCCCCGATGTGGATTTCGATAATCCTTTTGATTTTTGTGATGAGCCTCTTCTTGTTTCTAAAACGCATTTGATCTCCATTTCTGATGATGGAAAAATATGGAACTGGCTGTTGACTGCTGAAGGGCTTGAAGATAATCGAAAGGATGATACAAACTTGGGTATTAGTGAAGTGCCAGTTCCTGGTACGAATACAAACATTATAGTTTCTTCTACTGGAGGACTTGACATGAAAACCGGCAAACAAATAGAAAAGATCAACGGTGGTAGAAGCCGACCTTCAAATTCTACTGTCAGCCATACAGACTTGGTACTTAAG ATTAGCTTAGTTGGACAGCTTCAGCTCCTTTCTTCAGCAGTGACTATGCTGGCTGTTCCTTCACCCTCTTCAACTGCTACTCTGGGCC GTGGGGGAAACTATCCTGTTGTAGCTGTTCCATTGGTTGCTTTGGGAACTCAAAGTGGGACAGTTGACGTTGTTGATGTTTCTGCCAATGCTGTCGCTGCAAGTTTTTCTGTTCATAATGGTACTGTTAGGGGATTACGATGGCTTGGAAATTCTAGACTGGTTTCATTTTCATACAGTCAG GTGAGTGAAAAATCTGGAGGTTTCATCAACAAGCTCATTGTGACCTGTGTTAGAAGTGGCCTAAATAGGCAATTCCGGGTTTTGCAAAAGCCTGAACGTGCACCCATAAGAGCCTTAAGAGCCTCTTCctctggaag GTACCTTCTTATTTTGCTTCGTGATGCACCAGTAGAggtttgggcaatgacaaagagTCCTATTATg CTTAGATCATTAGCTCTTCCATTTACGGTTTTGGAATGGACCCTCCCAGCAGTCCCACGACCTGCTCAAAATAAACCCGCTACGCAATCATCAACATCATCGTCCCCCAAAGATCACTCACCTGTGGCATCAGATGGGACATCCTCTCCAACAAAGGCATCATCTGATTCCA AGAGCTCAGATGGATCTCAAGATGACACTTCTGAAAGCTTTGCATTTGCACTAGCAAATGGTGCTCTAGGTGTTTTCGAGGTTCATGGGCGAAGGATCCGTGACTTCAG ACCAAAATGGCCTTCTTCTTCGTTCGTATCATCTGATGGACTAATTACTGCCATGGCTTACCGGTTGCCTCATGTA GTTATGGGGGACAGGTCAGGAAATATTCGCTGGTGGGATGTAACTACTGGATATTCTTCTTCGTTTAACACTCATAGAGAAGGTATCCGGCGAATTAAATTCTCACCTGTTGTGCCTGGAGACCGCAGTAGGGGGCGCGTTGCTCTACTATTTTATGACAATACATTTTCAGTATTTGACCTT GATTCTCCAGACCCATTAGCCAATTCTCTTTTACAGCCTCAATTTCCTGGAACCCTTGTGTTGGAACTTGATTGGTTGCCCTTGCGGACTGACAAAAACGATCCACTATTATTGTGCATAGCTGGAGCTGATAGTAGCTTTCGCCTTCTTGAGATTAATTT AGTGGACAAAAAACTTGGTTATACCCACCAGCCCAGATCTATAAAAGAGAGGTTCCGTCCTATGCCTCTATGTTCTCCTATACTGCTTCCAACACCACATGCCTTG GCATTACGGGTGATCTTACAATTGGGTGTCAAGCCCTCTTGGTTTAATACTTGCAGTACAACTTTAGATAAGAGGCCTCACCAAATTCCAGGAACTCCTAAGTCCAATGATGATCTTCGAAGTTACCTGATCGATTTACCACCTGTTGGTGACCCTGTGGTACCAGAATTACTGCTTAAAGTCTTAGAACCTTATCGTAAAGAAG GCTGCATACTGGATGATGAGAGGGCAAAATTATATGCAATGGTGGTCAACAAAGGTTTTTCTGTGAGATTTGCTTTTGCTGCTGCAATCTTTGGCGAATCCTCAGAAGCTCTTTTCTGGCTACAACTGCCTCGTGCTCTTAACCATTTGATGAATAAGATGGTAAATAAGTCTCCGCAAAAAACCCCTGCTTCAGCATCCGTTCCAGAGATTGATGATGCATCTATGCTTAATAGGATAACATCGAAAGGAAAGTCGGTGTCTGGAACAGAAAAGAAAGATGCAATG CAGAACGAAGGTCAGCTCAGATTAATGGCTTTTGAGCCAGAGGATTTGTGGGCAAATGCTAGTGAACGTATTCCTTGGCATGAGAAGTTGGAGGGAGAAGATGCTATTCAGAATCGTGTACATGA GCTCGTCTCAATTGGAAACTTAGAAGCTGCGGTTAGTTTATTGCTTTCCACTCCTCCTGAGAGCAATTACTTCTCTGCAAATGCTTTACGTGCTGTTGCTCTTTCTTCTGCTGTGTCAAAGTCTCTTCTTGAACTTGCAGTCAAG GTTGTTGCAGCCAACATGGTGAGGAATGACAGGTCGTTGTCTGGTACTCATCTTCTTTGTGCTGTGGGAAGGTATCAAGAAGCTTGTTCTCAG CTACAAGATGCTGGGTGCTGGACAGATGCTGCAACTTTAGCTGCTACGCACTTGAAAGGATCCGACTATGCAAG GGTGTTGCTAAGATGGGCTTCGCATGTCCTCCGTGCTGAGCACAACATATGGAGGGCCCTCATTTTGTATGTTGCAGCTGGTGCACTACAAGAGGCACTGGCAGCACTTCGTGAGGCCCAACAACCTGACACGGCCGCTATGTTCATCCTTGCTTGCCGAGAAATTCATGCCAACTTCATCTCTGATTTAGGGAACTGTGACGATGAATCTAGTTCTTTGATCAGGGACAAGCTGCTCAACTTGCCTGGGATAGGCCCCGAGAGCGAAGACGTTATGGCAGTCAGTGAATATTACGGGCAATACCAAAGGAAACTGGTGCATCTATGCATGGACTCGCAACCATTCTCTGAATGA
- the LOC137733117 gene encoding uncharacterized protein isoform X2, giving the protein MYIKNKNKKQRRTFFSRCVRNVDIPAVAAVDEESRTENGRMSSPRASTGSTVHDCWDCMLPGPPSRNNFGSADLSLSALLAFPSGSSISVLDVRSMQLIVTIPMPPPTQSSSSTSSSLSPFVTSVRWTPLPLRRDLLSTEPSSSHLLLAAGDRQGRIALLDLRLKSPILWFDTDSSPSKLAIQDLAWVQARPDSYLLASISGFSSLSLYNSSTGRCFWKYDAAPEVLSCIRRDPFDSRHFCVVGLKGFLLSVTVLGETESDVIIKEFQIRTDSTELLKLERDLAGGVSGNSSSASAVFPTYAVRFAFSPQWRHIIFVTFPRELVVFDLQYETPLFSATLPRGCGKFLDVLPDPNYEFLYCAHLDGKLSTWRRKEGGQVHIMCSMEELMPSIGTSVPSPLVLALVISQSDSTLQNIGKLYSDVPHSPFPDVDFDNPFDFCDEPLLVSKTHLISISDDGKIWNWLLTAEGLEDNRKDDTNLGISEVPVPGTNTNIIVSSTGGLDMKTGKQIEKINGGRSRPSNSTVSHTDLVLKISLVGQLQLLSSAVTMLAVPSPSSTATLGRGGNYPVVAVPLVALGTQSGTVDVVDVSANAVAASFSVHNGTVRGLRWLGNSRLVSFSYSQVSEKSGGFINKLIVTCVRSGLNRQFRVLQKPERAPIRALRASSSGRYLLILLRDAPVEVWAMTKSPIMLRSLALPFTVLEWTLPAVPRPAQNKPATQSSTSSSPKDHSPVASDGTSSPTKASSDSKSSDGSQDDTSESFAFALANGALGVFEVHGRRIRDFRPKWPSSSFVSSDGLITAMAYRLPHVVMGDRSGNIRWWDVTTGYSSSFNTHREGIRRIKFSPVVPGDRSRGRVALLFYDNTFSVFDLDSPDPLANSLLQPQFPGTLVLELDWLPLRTDKNDPLLLCIAGADSSFRLLEINLVDKKLGYTHQPRSIKERFRPMPLCSPILLPTPHALALRVILQLGVKPSWFNTCSTTLDKRPHQIPGTPKSNDDLRSYLIDLPPVGDPVVPELLLKVLEPYRKEGCILDDERAKLYAMVVNKGFSVRFAFAAAIFGESSEALFWLQLPRALNHLMNKMVNKSPQKTPASASVPEIDDASMLNRITSKGKSVSGTEKKDAMNEGQLRLMAFEPEDLWANASERIPWHEKLEGEDAIQNRVHELVSIGNLEAAVSLLLSTPPESNYFSANALRAVALSSAVSKSLLELAVKVVAANMVRNDRSLSGTHLLCAVGRYQEACSQLQDAGCWTDAATLAATHLKGSDYARVLLRWASHVLRAEHNIWRALILYVAAGALQEALAALREAQQPDTAAMFILACREIHANFISDLGNCDDESSSLIRDKLLNLPGIGPESEDVMAVSEYYGQYQRKLVHLCMDSQPFSE; this is encoded by the exons atgtatataaaaaataaaaataaaaaacaacggCGAACGTTCTTCTCTCGCTGTGTCCGAAATGTCGACATACCCGCAGTCGCAGCGGTAGACGAAGAAAGTCGGACAGAAAACGGAAGAATGTCGAGCCCTAGAGCTTCGACGGGGTCTACAGTCCATGACTGCTGGGACTGCATGCTGCCGGGGCCACCCAGCCGCAACAACTTCGGATCCGCCGACCTCAGCCTCTCCGCCCTCCTCGCATTCCCCTCCGGCAGCTCCATCTCCGTCCTCGACGTTCGCTCAATGCAGCTCATCGTCACCATCCCTATGCCCCCTCCAACCCAATCTTCTTCCTCCACCTCATCCTCCCTCTCCCCTTTCGTCACCTCCGTCCGCTGGACCCCACTCCCTCTCCGCCGCGATCTCCTCTCCACCGAGCCCTCCAGCTCCCACCTCCTCCTCGCCGCAGGTGACCGCCAGGGCCGCATCGCCCTCCTTGACCTTCGCCTGAAGTCCCCGATTCTCTGGTTCGACACGGACTCCTCCCCCTCCAAACTCGCCATCCAGGACCTCGCGTGGGTCCAGGCCCGACCGGACTCCTACCTCCTTGCCTCCATCTCCGGATTCTCCTCCCTCTCACTCTACAACAGCTCCACCGGCCGATGCTTCTGGAAATACGACGCCGCGCCCGAAGTTCTCTCCTGCATCCGCCGTGATCCCTTCGATTCGCGCCATTTCTGCGTCGTCGGACTCAAAGGATTCCTGCTCTCGGTCACCGTGTTGGGCGAGACGGAATCCGATGTCATCATCAAGGAGTTTCAGATTCGGACTGACTCCACCGAGTTGCTGAAGCTGGAGAGGGACTTGGCCGGGGGAGTCTCCGGGAACTCGTCGTCGGCCTCGGCGGTGTTCCCGACCTACGCCGTGAGGTTCGCGTTCTCGCCGCAGTGGCGGCACATTATTTTCGTCACGTTCCCGCGGGAGCTGGTGGTGTTCGATTTGCAGTACGAGACGCCGCTTTTCTCCGCCACATTGCCTCGCGGCTGCGGCAAGTTTCTCGATGTGCTGCCGGATCCAAATTATGAGTTCCTCTACTGCGCTCATCTCGACGGAAAGCTCAGTACTTGGCGGCGAAAAGA AGGAGGGCAGGTGCACATAATGTGTTCAATGGAAGAGCTGATGCCTTCAATTGGCACATCTGTCCCATCTCCTTTGGTGCTTGCTCTCGTCATCTCCCAATCAGATTCGACCCTCCAGAACATCGGCAAGCTTTACTCTGATGTACCTCATTCTCCTTTCCCCGATGTGGATTTCGATAATCCTTTTGATTTTTGTGATGAGCCTCTTCTTGTTTCTAAAACGCATTTGATCTCCATTTCTGATGATGGAAAAATATGGAACTGGCTGTTGACTGCTGAAGGGCTTGAAGATAATCGAAAGGATGATACAAACTTGGGTATTAGTGAAGTGCCAGTTCCTGGTACGAATACAAACATTATAGTTTCTTCTACTGGAGGACTTGACATGAAAACCGGCAAACAAATAGAAAAGATCAACGGTGGTAGAAGCCGACCTTCAAATTCTACTGTCAGCCATACAGACTTGGTACTTAAG ATTAGCTTAGTTGGACAGCTTCAGCTCCTTTCTTCAGCAGTGACTATGCTGGCTGTTCCTTCACCCTCTTCAACTGCTACTCTGGGCC GTGGGGGAAACTATCCTGTTGTAGCTGTTCCATTGGTTGCTTTGGGAACTCAAAGTGGGACAGTTGACGTTGTTGATGTTTCTGCCAATGCTGTCGCTGCAAGTTTTTCTGTTCATAATGGTACTGTTAGGGGATTACGATGGCTTGGAAATTCTAGACTGGTTTCATTTTCATACAGTCAG GTGAGTGAAAAATCTGGAGGTTTCATCAACAAGCTCATTGTGACCTGTGTTAGAAGTGGCCTAAATAGGCAATTCCGGGTTTTGCAAAAGCCTGAACGTGCACCCATAAGAGCCTTAAGAGCCTCTTCctctggaag GTACCTTCTTATTTTGCTTCGTGATGCACCAGTAGAggtttgggcaatgacaaagagTCCTATTATg CTTAGATCATTAGCTCTTCCATTTACGGTTTTGGAATGGACCCTCCCAGCAGTCCCACGACCTGCTCAAAATAAACCCGCTACGCAATCATCAACATCATCGTCCCCCAAAGATCACTCACCTGTGGCATCAGATGGGACATCCTCTCCAACAAAGGCATCATCTGATTCCA AGAGCTCAGATGGATCTCAAGATGACACTTCTGAAAGCTTTGCATTTGCACTAGCAAATGGTGCTCTAGGTGTTTTCGAGGTTCATGGGCGAAGGATCCGTGACTTCAG ACCAAAATGGCCTTCTTCTTCGTTCGTATCATCTGATGGACTAATTACTGCCATGGCTTACCGGTTGCCTCATGTA GTTATGGGGGACAGGTCAGGAAATATTCGCTGGTGGGATGTAACTACTGGATATTCTTCTTCGTTTAACACTCATAGAGAAGGTATCCGGCGAATTAAATTCTCACCTGTTGTGCCTGGAGACCGCAGTAGGGGGCGCGTTGCTCTACTATTTTATGACAATACATTTTCAGTATTTGACCTT GATTCTCCAGACCCATTAGCCAATTCTCTTTTACAGCCTCAATTTCCTGGAACCCTTGTGTTGGAACTTGATTGGTTGCCCTTGCGGACTGACAAAAACGATCCACTATTATTGTGCATAGCTGGAGCTGATAGTAGCTTTCGCCTTCTTGAGATTAATTT AGTGGACAAAAAACTTGGTTATACCCACCAGCCCAGATCTATAAAAGAGAGGTTCCGTCCTATGCCTCTATGTTCTCCTATACTGCTTCCAACACCACATGCCTTG GCATTACGGGTGATCTTACAATTGGGTGTCAAGCCCTCTTGGTTTAATACTTGCAGTACAACTTTAGATAAGAGGCCTCACCAAATTCCAGGAACTCCTAAGTCCAATGATGATCTTCGAAGTTACCTGATCGATTTACCACCTGTTGGTGACCCTGTGGTACCAGAATTACTGCTTAAAGTCTTAGAACCTTATCGTAAAGAAG GCTGCATACTGGATGATGAGAGGGCAAAATTATATGCAATGGTGGTCAACAAAGGTTTTTCTGTGAGATTTGCTTTTGCTGCTGCAATCTTTGGCGAATCCTCAGAAGCTCTTTTCTGGCTACAACTGCCTCGTGCTCTTAACCATTTGATGAATAAGATGGTAAATAAGTCTCCGCAAAAAACCCCTGCTTCAGCATCCGTTCCAGAGATTGATGATGCATCTATGCTTAATAGGATAACATCGAAAGGAAAGTCGGTGTCTGGAACAGAAAAGAAAGATGCAATG AACGAAGGTCAGCTCAGATTAATGGCTTTTGAGCCAGAGGATTTGTGGGCAAATGCTAGTGAACGTATTCCTTGGCATGAGAAGTTGGAGGGAGAAGATGCTATTCAGAATCGTGTACATGA GCTCGTCTCAATTGGAAACTTAGAAGCTGCGGTTAGTTTATTGCTTTCCACTCCTCCTGAGAGCAATTACTTCTCTGCAAATGCTTTACGTGCTGTTGCTCTTTCTTCTGCTGTGTCAAAGTCTCTTCTTGAACTTGCAGTCAAG GTTGTTGCAGCCAACATGGTGAGGAATGACAGGTCGTTGTCTGGTACTCATCTTCTTTGTGCTGTGGGAAGGTATCAAGAAGCTTGTTCTCAG CTACAAGATGCTGGGTGCTGGACAGATGCTGCAACTTTAGCTGCTACGCACTTGAAAGGATCCGACTATGCAAG GGTGTTGCTAAGATGGGCTTCGCATGTCCTCCGTGCTGAGCACAACATATGGAGGGCCCTCATTTTGTATGTTGCAGCTGGTGCACTACAAGAGGCACTGGCAGCACTTCGTGAGGCCCAACAACCTGACACGGCCGCTATGTTCATCCTTGCTTGCCGAGAAATTCATGCCAACTTCATCTCTGATTTAGGGAACTGTGACGATGAATCTAGTTCTTTGATCAGGGACAAGCTGCTCAACTTGCCTGGGATAGGCCCCGAGAGCGAAGACGTTATGGCAGTCAGTGAATATTACGGGCAATACCAAAGGAAACTGGTGCATCTATGCATGGACTCGCAACCATTCTCTGAATGA
- the LOC137738397 gene encoding uncharacterized protein — translation MPRPGPRPYECVRRAWHSDRHQPMRGSIIQQIFRVVNEVHSSVTKKNKEWQEKLPLVVFRAEEIMYSKANSEAEYMNLDTLWDRANDAVNTIIRRDEGTETGELLPPCVEAALNLGCTPVRASRSQRNSNPRSYLTPRAQEPAPMPARVLDKATDERHPQFSHHSSNLLNFAKASNVNSALLVPESYSRMSQSTNLPSPRNYPFSLENVPAGHNQLATMSTNNPSNSGSVYPLYYGTHHQPEEFQVGPQVPESTYSRTIHVGIPIVTSVMEPTKQNLFSSQGAENVSHRFTEVMDTQEKPREIECDLSLTLGPVVHPCTRRSLASGVEDIGSSNSQDGGKLNDFSPLRSKEICFFPTKTAYDRFESTMWNSESGRSSEATVRKRKAPFSSNEEDRQYCWQPDVVPNRFTGRTTGPGL, via the exons ATGCCTAGGCCGGGCCCGAGACCGTATGAGTGTGTCCGGCGAGCTTGGCATAGCGATAGGCACCAACCCATGAGAGGTTCCATCATTCAGCAGATTTTCAG GGTCGTCAATGAGGTTCACAGTTCCGTAACGAAGAAGAACAAGGAATGGCAGGAGAAGCTGCCTTTGGTGGTTTTCAGAGCAGAGGAAATTATGTATTCAAAAGCCAATTCTGAG GCTGAGTACATGAATCTTGACACGCTATGGGATAGAGCAAATGACGCCGTTAACACAATTATCCGGCGAGATGAGGGCACTGAAACCGGGGAGCTTTTGCCGCCGTGCGTTGAAG CTGCCCTTAATCTGGGTTGCACTCCAGTAAGAGCTTCAAGAAGCCAACGGAACAGTAATCCAAGGAGTTACCTCACTCCAAGAGCACAAGAGCCCGCTCCTATGCCTGCTAGGGTTTTGGATAAAGCTACTGATGAACGGCACCCTCAGTTTTCTCATCACTCTAGCAATTTATTGAACTTTGCAAAAGCCTCAAATGTGAACTCTGCACTTTTGGTCCCAGAATCTTACAGCCGCATGAGCCAGAGTACTAACCTCCCTAGCCCTCGGAATTACCCATTTTCACTTGAGAATGTTCCTGCTGGTCATAACCAGTTAGCAACAATGTCAACCAATAACCCCTCGAACTCGGGTTCAGTATATCCATTATATTACGGAACTCACCATCAACCTGAAGAGTTCCAGGTCGGTCCTCAGGTCCCAGAAAGTACATATTCTAGGACCATACATGTCGGCATACCAATTGTTACATCAGTTATGGAACCTACCAAGCAGAACCTTTTCTCCTCTCAAGGTGCTGAAAATGTGTCACACAGATTCACAGAAGTCATGGACACCCAGGAGAAGCCACGGGAAATCGAATGTGATTTATCGTTGACGTTGGGTCCTGTTGTCCACCCATGTACTCGAAGAAGCTTGGCCAGTGGAGTGGAAGATATTGGGTCGAGCAATTCTCAAGACGGGGGAAAGTTAAATGATTTTTCACCATTGAGAAGCAAGGAAATCTGTTTCTTTCCCACAAAGACTGCTTATGATCGCTTTGAGTCCACTATGTGGAATTCAGAGAGTGGTCGGAGTTCTGAGGCAACTGTAAGGAAGCGCAAGGCACCATTTAGTAGCAATGAGGAGGATAGGCAATATTGCTGGCAACCAGATGTTGTTCCCAACAGGTTCACTGGTCGAACTACAGGGCCTGGTTTGTAG
- the LOC137738406 gene encoding cucumber peeling cupredoxin-like: MGGRKDMNMMIACLVVMAVASPSLLNLKGATAAEYVVGDSLGWTVPPNTSFYSDWAASKTFQIGDIVVFNWTEKWDHNVGEVASKEEYDNCSDPGIVWGPGVRMELNSTGSRFFICTVGNHCKQGQKVTITVGSPTTTSSLLAPPPSSSHASSLTTTTLGSFVGLISALVAVASFVA; this comes from the exons ATGGGCGGCCGAAAagatatgaatatgatgataGCTTGCTTGGTGGTTATGGCGGTGGCTTCCCCTTCTTTGTTGAATTTGAAGGGTGCAACAGCAGCAGAATACGTAGTTGGTGACAGCTTGGGCTGGACTGTTCCCCCAAACACCTCCTTTTACTCCGACTGGGCCGCCTCAAAGACATTCCAAATAGGAGATATAGTTG TGTTCAACTGGACTGAAAAGTGGGACCATAATGTGGGGGAAGTAGCATCAAAAGAAGAATATGATAACTGCAGTGACCCTGGGATCGTATGGGGACCAGGGGTGAGGATGGAACTCAATTCTACCGGTTCTCGCTTCTTCATCTGCACCGTTGGTAACCACTGCAAGCAAGGCCAAAAAGTCACCATCACCGTTGGATCACCAACCACCACCTCTTCTCTGTTGGCTCCTCCACCATCATCCTCCCATGCTTCATCTCTCACTACCACCACTCTTGGTTCTTTCGTTGGGCTCATCTCCGCACTAGTAGCAGTAGCTTCCTTCGTCGCTTAA